The following proteins come from a genomic window of Eulemur rufifrons isolate Redbay chromosome 24, OSU_ERuf_1, whole genome shotgun sequence:
- the ZNF574 gene encoding zinc finger protein 574: MTEESEETVLYIEHRYVCSECNQLYGSLEEVLMHQNSHVPQQHFELVGVADPGVTVATEAASSTGLYQTLVQESQYQCLECGQLLMSPSQLLEHQELHLKMMVPQEAVPAEPPPKAPPLSSSTIHYECVDCKALFASQELWLNHRQMHLRATPTKAPAPVVLGSPVVLGSPMGQARVAVEHSYRKAEEGGEGAAVPSAAATTTEVVTEVELLLYKCSECSQLFQLPADFLEHQATHFSAPVPESEEPALQQETLTSSPAEAPVCQPDPLPASDHSYELRNGEAIGRDRRGRRARRNNSGEPGGAATQELFCSACDQLFLSPHQLQQHLRSHREGVFKCPLCSRVFPSPSSLDQHLGDHSSESHFLCVDCGLAFGTEALLLAHRRAHTPNPLHSCPCGKTFVNLTKFLYHRRTHGAGGVPLPTTPVPPEEPVIGFPEPAPAETGEPEAPEPPVSEESSAGPAAPGTYRCLLCSREFGKALQLTRHQRFVHRLERRHKCSICGKMFKKKSHVRNHLRTHTGERPFPCPDCSKPFNSPANLARHRLTHTGERPYRCGDCGKAFTQSSTLRQHRLVHAQHFPYRCQECGVRFHRPYRLLMHRYHHTGEYPYKCRECPRSFLLRRLLEVHQLVVHAGRQPHRCPSCGAAFPSSLRLCEHRCAAAAAQAPRRFECGTCGKKVGSAARLQAHEAAHAAAGPGEVLAKEPPAPRAPRATRTPGASPAALGGTATAAPAAPARRRGLECSECKKLFSTETSLQVHRRIHTGERPYPCPDCGKAFRQSTHLKDHRRLHTGERPFACEVCGKAFAISMRLAEHRRIHTGERPYSCPECGKSYRSFSNLWKHRKTHQQQHQAAVRQQLAEAEAAVGLAVMETAVEALPLVEAIEIYPLAEAEGVQISG; the protein is encoded by the coding sequence ATGACTGAGGAGTCAGAGGAAACAGTCCTGTACATTGAACACCGCTATGTCTGCTCCGAGTGCAACCAGCTCTATGGATCCCTGGAGGAGGTGCTCATGCATCAGAACTCCCACGTGCCGCAGCAGCACTTTGAGCTGGTGGGTGTGGCTGACCCTGGAGTCACTGTGGCCACAGAGGCAGCTTCGAGCACGGGTCTCTATCAGACTCTAGTGCAGGAGAGCCAATACCAATGCCTGGAGTGTGGTCAGCTGCTCATGTCACCCAGCCAGCTCTTGGAGCACCAGGAGCTGCACCTGAAGATGATGGTACCCCAGGAGGCAGTGCCAGCTGAGCCACCACCCAAGGCACCCCCACTGAGCTCCAGCACCATCCACTACGAGTGTGTGGATTGCAAGGCTCTCTTTGCCAGCCAGGAGCTCTGGCTGAACCACAGGCAGATGCATCTCCGGGCAACACCTACCAAGGCTCCTGCCCCAGTGGTCCTGGGGTCCCCAGTTGTCCTAGGGTCCCCCATGGGCCAGGCCCGTGTGGCTGTGGAGCACTCATACCGAAAAGCAgaagagggtggggaaggggcagctgTCCCGTCTGCAGCTGCCACCACCACTGAGGTGGTGACTGAGGTGGAGCTGCTCCTCTACAAGTGCTCTGAGTGCTCCCAGCTCTTCCAGCTGCCGGCCGACTTTCTGGAGCACCAGGCAACTCACTTTTCTGCTCCTGTCCCAGAGTCTGAGGAGCCTGCCTTACAGCAGGAAACGCTGACCTCATCACCTGCAGAGGCACCTGTGTGTCAACCTGACCCCTTGCCAGCCTCTGACCACAGTTACGAGCTGCGCAACGGTGAAGCCATTGGGCGCGATCGCCGGGGGCGCAGGGCCCGGAGGAACAACAGTGGAGAGCCAGGTGGGGCAGCCACACAGGAGCTCTTTTGCTCAGCCTGTGACCAGCTCTTTCTCTCACCCCACCAGCTACAGCAGCACCTGCGGAGTCACCGGGAGGGCGTCTTTAAGTGTCCCCTGTGCAGTCGTGTCTTCCCTAGCCCTTCCAGTCTAGACCAGCACCTTGGAGACCACAGCAGTGAGTCGCACTTCCTGTGTGTAGACTGTGGCCTGGCCTTTGGCACAGAGGCCCTCCTCTTGGCCCACCGGCGAGCCCACACCCCAAACCCTCTGCATTCGTGTCCCTGTGGAAAGACCTTTGTCAATCTCACCAAGTTCCTTTATCACCGGCGTACCCATGGGGCAGGGGGTGTCCCTCTGCCCACGACACCAGTCCCACCAGAGGAGCCTGTCATCGGTTTCCCTGAGCCAGCCCCAGCAGAGACTGGAGAGCCAGAGGCccctgagccccctgtgtctgaGGAGAGCTCAGCAGGGCCTGCTGCCCCAGGCACCTACCGCTGCCTCCTGTGCAGCCGTGAATTTGGCAAGGCATTGCAGCTGACCCGACACCAGCGTTTTGTGCACCGGCTGGAGCGGCGCCATAAGTGCAGCATCTGTGGCAAGATGTTCAAGAAGAAGTCTCATGTGCGTAACCACCTGCGCACACACACTGGGGAAcggcccttcccctgccctgacTGCTCCAAGCCCTTCAACTCACCTGCCAATCTGGCCCGCCACCGGCTCACACACACAGGGGAGCGGCCCTACCGCTGTGGGGACTGTGGCAAGGCCTTCACGCAAAGCTCAACGCTAAGGCAGCATCGCCTAGTGCACGCCCAACACTTCCCCTACCGCTGTCAGGAATGTGGGGTGCGTTTTCACCGCCCTTACCGCCTGCTCATGCACCGCTACCACCACACGGGCGAGTACCCATACAAGTGTCGCGAGTGCCCTCGCTCATTCTTGCTGCGCCGGCTGCTGGAGGTCCACCAGCTCGTGGTTCACGCAGGGCGCCAGCCCCACCGCTGCCCATCCTGTGGGGCTGCTTTCCCCTCCTCGCTGCGGCTCTGTGAGCACCGCTGTGCAGCTGCAGCTGCGCAGGCCCCACGGCGCTTTGAGTGTGGCACCTGTGGCAAGAAAGTGGGCTCAGCTGCACGGCTGCAGGCACATGAGGCGGCTCATGCAGCTGCTGGGCCTGGAGAGGTCCTGGCTAAGGAGCCCCCAGCCCCGCGGGCCCCGAGGGCCACTCGCACACCAGGTGCCTCCCCAGCGGCCCTTGGAGGCACTGCCacagcagcccctgcagcccctgcccggcGCCGGGGTCTGGAATGCAGCGAGTGCAAGAAGCTGTTCAGCACAGAGACATCACTACAGGTACACCGGCGCATCCACACAGGTGAGCGGCCATACCCATGTCCGGACTGCGGTAAAGCCTTCCGTCAGAGCACCCACCTGAAAGACCACCGGCGCCTGCACACAGGTGAGCGGCCCTTTGCCTGTGAAGTGTGTGGCAAGGCCTTTGCCATCTCCATGCGCCTGGCAGAACATCGCCGCATCCACACAGGTGAACGGCCCTACTCCTGCCCCGAGTGTGGCAAGAGCTACCGCTCCTTCTCCAACCTCTGGAAGCACCGCAAGACCCACCAGCAGCAGCATCAGGCAGCTGTGCGGCAGCagctggcagaggcagaggctgccGTCGGCCTGGCTGTGATGGAGACTGCAGTGGAGGCGCTGCCGCTGGTGGAGGCCATTGAGATCTACCCTCTGGCTGAAGCCGAGGGGGTCCAGATCAGTGGCTGA